AGGCGCAGGTCATGCTGCTCCATGTCCGCGCGGATCCGGTCGACTTGACCCGGGTTGATCCTCGGCGCGAGGCGTCGCCGCCAGAGTTCGCCCTCCGCAGGGTCGACACCGTTCGGGAGCCGATCTCCGCTCGTGATGAGTTCGACCGTCTCCGTGGCACCGAGCCGTGCGACGAGAGTCCCGGTGATAATGTCGCTCGGTTCGGATAGCGCCGCGAGCGTCATCCTCGCTTCCCGCTGCTGGTCCACGCTATCGGCCATCGAATGCCTCCTCGTTTCGCTTGGAAGGTGTACGGCCGGCACCTTCCGCTACGGTGTGCCGGTCATCCGCGCGGTCGTGTCGAATGCAACGAGCTCGTCGGGGTGCAACTGGTGCTGCACAACGAAGCTGCGGTCCTTGACCCGCCAGAGCCCCTGCCCGAGGCCGAGCGCCGGCAGCAGCTTCTGTTCGGTGCCGGACAGCCCGAGCGCGGTCGCGGTGGAACCGAGCTGGTCGGGCTCCTGCCGGTACACAATCCGGGTTTCAGCGTTCGCGAGCAGGGATGACGCGAGCGCTCGCATCGCGGACCCCGAGTCGCCGACGTTGTCGAGGTCGCTGAGCTTGTGGAACACGAGCATGTTCGCGATCCCGAAGTGCCTGGCGAGCCGCCACTGCGCGTCCATCCGGCGCAGCAGTGCCGGGTAGGCCATCAGCCGCCAGGCTTCGTCGTAGATCACCCAACGCTGCCCGCCGGCCGGGTCTGCCAGCGCGGACTCCATCCACGCCGACGAACAGGTCATCAGCACCGAGATCAGGGTCGAGTTCTCTGCGACGCGGGACAGGTCGAGTGACACCATCGGCAGCGATGGATCGAATCGCACGGTGGATGGCCCGTCGAAGAGTCCGGCGAGATCGCCGGCGACGAGCCGCCTGAGTGCGTGCCCGACGAGCCGGCCGTCTTCAGCGAGCCGCCGGTCGGGGTCGTCCTCGGAATTCGGCGCCAGGATGCGGTCGACGACCATCGGCAGGATCGGGACCTCGGCGCATCGAACCGCGTCAGCGAGGGCGAGATCGATCGCGGTGTGCTCGAGCGGTGTCAGGGTGCGGTCGAGGACCGTTTCGGCAAGGGCGCCGATCAGCTCACGTCGGCGGGCCGCGAGCTGCGCGGCCCATTCTGCATCTGATGCGGATGAGGCGCGGTGGCCTTCATCGAGCGGGTTCAGTCGGTTCCGGAGCCCATGGCCGAGGATGATCGCCTTCCCGCCCACGGCTTCGGCGACCGGGGTGTGCTCGCCCTTCGGGTCCCCGGGCACGTACACTCGCCGCCCGAACGGCAGCGACCGCGTGTAGAGGGACTTCGCGAGCGACGACTTGCCGGACCCGACAATGCCGGCGAGCACGATGTTCGGCGCAGTGATCATACCGTGCTGGTACAGCACCCACGGGTCGTAGACGAACGAGCCGCCCGAGTACAGGTCCTGCCCGACGAACACCCCGGCCGATCCGAGGCCGGCCTCGGCGAGGAACGGGTAGTGCCCAGCGAGCGTCGCGGACGTGTCCTGGTGTTTGGGCAGCTTGAGCCTGCCCGGCATCCGAAGCTGGCCGGGACCGGCCTCGCCACCCGCGGGAAGATAGGCCGCCGAGCGCTCCTCTGCCCGCTCGGCCAGCCATCGAGTGCGTTGCTCGCGCGACTTCGCCTTGCGGGCGGCGGCCTCGATCTGCGCTGCCGAACGCTTCCGCGCGCGGCGATCGCTGCGGCGCTCGTGGTGCGGTTCGACCAGCGCCGCGGTGTGCAGGCGCTCCTGCGCGTCAGCGTCGCTCACCGCGTCACCGAATGTGCTGCGCGATGCGTAATTAATTCGTGCGACGAGAACCACTGGTCGGGGTGCTCGGCCATCGCCCGCTCACCCGCCGTCGCAGGCCGCTCGAGGGCGACAGCAAGCGCTGGTTCGACGTCGGGGTCGTAACTGCGCAGCAGCGACACGTAGGCGAATTGCGAGCTGTACGTCAGTGCGTATCGCCCCGCGTCATCGGTTGTGGTGCGGTCGGTGCTGCCGGCTGGAATGGCGTCATACACGTACCCGTTCTCAAGCGCGGCCTCGGTGGTCTCGTCACCGAAGTCCCACTGCTGCAGGTACTCGATTGCCGCGCCTGGTCCGGCATGGTCGATCATCTCGAGCACCGCGTCGCCCTCCTCGCCTTGGAGAAAGACGACGCTGATCCACCGGAAAGCAGGCGTGCGCTGTACAAGGGTGGTCATGACGAGCTCCAATCAGGATGCTTCGTCCTGAAGGTGCACCCAGCAGGTCACCGCGAGGTGCGTCGCGTCACGGCGTTGGCGTATACCCAGACGAACCGATCCTGCCGCGTCATCGGGTCGGCGTACTTCACGAGCACGGCGCCACGGGTCCAGGCCACGGCCTCGCCTTCCACCCTTCGTGGTTCCTCGTAGACGACTCGATACCGGACGGATGCGATAACAGGGACCGGTTCGGGGGCCTCTGCGTGGGAGCCGGTGCGTCGGACTTCGGCGGTCGTCAGGCTGACCGGATTCCCGAGCTTTTCCTGCTCGAGGCGGATCTCGTCGGCGCGTTCGTCAGCAGCGTCGGGGTACCTGCGGTTGCCGCCCACGTCAGGCGTACGTCGCTTCGACGGTCCAGCCGCTCGGCGCGTGGCGCAAGTCGAAGATGAGAACAGTGCCGTCGTCGGCGCGTCCGGTGACACGCCACCCAGGTGCCAGGAGCACGTCTGCTGGTGGGTGAGAGATACCGCTCGGCCATTCGGGATTTCGGGGAAGTGAGGTGGGCTGGTCGATGACTCGGTAGCGCATACCGCGATGGACGAGTCGTGTTGGAAGGTCGGCGCCGTCCAACCAAACGGTGACGGGCTCACCGTGTGTTGTGAGCATGCGGCCTCCTCAGAGATTCGAAGATATGTTCGAGGATAGGCCGAGGTGTCTCAACATGCAACGTCGGGCCTGGCGCCAAATCACCGGTGGGACGCTCTGCCAATCACACGCTCCGACAGAGCGGCAGTGCCGCCGCAGTGAACGCCTGCGCCTGCTGTCCGACGAGTCGCCTGACCTCGCAAGACGCCTGAATAGCCACTTGCTCGATCGCAGCGACCGCGGCATCCAGTTCGTCGATGGTCGGCGCGGTAACGCACACGAGCCCTGTAGTCCGCAGCACCCCATGGCCGGCCGTCAGATCGGCTTCTTGCTGCAGCACGTCGTCGTACTCGGCCGTCGCGGAGGCGTCCTCGATCTGCCCGATGCGGCGGCGTTGGTGGGCGTCGCTGATGAGCTCGGTCTTCTTCTTCCGTAGGTCCCGCGCGGCCTGATCGGCCCGAACCGGCAGGTAGTGCAGCGAGACCGTCCGGAGCACCCCATTCGTGAAGACGAGCGGCGAGAGGAAGCCGGGGAACACCTGCGACCTGGGCCATGCGCTGATCCACAGGACGGCGTGGAACGCACTGTCGGAGCGAAGCCGGTCCCACGACTCGGCGACAGCGACCGGCCCGGCGGTCGCGAGGTCCCGCCCGATAGAGGGATGCCGTTCGAGTTCGACGCCGACATCCGGGTCGTAGGCGGTGCGAAGGAAGCTCGCGAGTTGGTCTGCGGATAGCCATCCATCGACGACAAGGTCGGCAGCCCGGAGCGCGCCGGTGACGGCGATCATCTCTTGGCGGAGCACGGTTGCGGCACCGCGCATGCCGCCGCCCGAGGTGCGGATCTGCCGGGCGGCGGCCCGCAAATCGAGGGAGAGGCTGATAGTGGTCGCGTGTCGCTCGCCGGCCGGGCCCGCGCGCTCGATGAGCTCGCGGTAGGTCGACGCGGCCCAGCTGTCGTCGTGGATGCCGTGCCGTTCCCACCATTCCGCGAGCCCGGTGCCGGAGTCGGGGAGAGTGCGTTCGGTGACTTGGAGGCGGGCGATGCGCCCGGAGCGGCAGGCGCCCGCGAGTACACGACCCCATCCGGTGACCCGTCGGTGTTGTTCGCCGGGGTCGAGGAGCGCGAACGCGGGGTGCGAGACCGCAACGATCGCGGTGAGGGTCTGGGCGTGCGGGTCCTGAATCATCACCGCACCGGACTCGGGGTCGTGCCACTCGCGTAGGGGTGCGGCGTCACCGGGCAGCGCGAGGGTGCCAGCCGGTCGCGGGCGGATGATTCGGCGCCGATACGTGAGCTGCCCGCGGGCGGCGCGCCACAGCCAGCTGCTGGTGATCGGTACCCATTCGACGATCTTGCGTCCGCCGATGGGGATCGCCGCGACGAATGCGGCCGTGCCCCAGATCGGGGCCGTCCACGCGATCCCGGACGCGCCCGCGGTGTACAGCGCGGTTACGAGGGTGAGCACCCGATCGCGAGCGCAACGAGCTGGGGGAGCGAGAGTCCGAGCAGGATGCCCCGCCGGGTGAGCCTCGAGAACTGAATCGGGGCGAGGGTGTATTCGGGGCGTGTGGTGTCGGTGTCCATGGTCAGACGTCCTTTCGTGCGCGGGCGGCGGCCGGCGATGCAGCATCCGGCATTGGCGCTGGCGTCGAGTGCCTTGAGGGTCCGAGAACCGGGGGCACGGCTGAGGGAGAGGATGCCCCAATGTCGCCGGCGGAATCGACGTGTGAGTCGCTGATGTTCCCGACCGCTGTGCCGACCCGTGGTCCGGCCTGCGCCGCCGCGCCTGCAACTGCCGCACCGACAGCAACGCCTGCCCCAGCGACTCCGGCTGCAGCACCCGCGCCTGCCCCAGCCCCGGCCCCGGACGCCCCCGTGCGTGCTGCCGCGCTACTCGCCGCGCCGGTGCTCGAAGCGCCGGCTGGCCCGGCGCCGCCTCCCGTGGATGGCCCGCCGGATGTCGCCGCGGCGTGCCCGCCGCGCGTGGCCCGGCCGCCCCCGCCACCGCTCTCGCTGGGCCCGAGGATCTGCTTCGCAGCATCCGTCATCGGGCCGTTGGGAACCGGGACCGGTCGGTTCAGTGCCGACTTGGCCTCCTGCTCGCTGGACATGGCGTGGTGCATATCGAGGCCGACGAAGTTGAGGAACTTGTACGTGAGATACGGGGCGAACGCGGCGATGAACATCAGCACGATCCCGGCGATCGGGTCGCTGATCGATGCGAGGTCAGCGTCGATCGGCGCAGATACCTGGGCGACCGCGACGAGGAAGATCACGACGAGGACGAGCTTGGACAGGATGAGCGCGATCACGAATGCGACCCATTTCGTGAACCACCCCTTCGCGGCATCCCACGTCGCACCGGCGAGCGCGACCGGCCCGAACACAATCGCCACCAGCAGCAGGGCCTTGCGGATCAGGAGCGAGAACCAGACGATCGCGGCCGCGCTGATTGCGAGTGCTGAGAGGAAGATCGTCACGATCGCGCCCACACCTGGTGCGCCGATGTTGATCGTCGTGAGGCCGACGGCGAGGAGCGCGATCCGGTCGCCCATCCCTTCCATCGTGTTGCCAGAGGCTTGAACGACGCCTATTGCGAGTTGGTCGGTGATCTCGAGCAGCAGGCCGGTGATCGTGACGAGGACGAACGACCCTAGCACTGACTTCGCGAGCCCGAGCGCGGCGCGGGATAAGGCGCCAGGGTCGCGGTGCACGAGTCCGGTGATCAGTTGCATGCAGAAGAAGATCAGCGCGACGAAGACCGCCACGCCGAACAGCACGTTGTAGACCGCGATGTAGCCGGGGTCGCTGAGGTCGACGAGCGTGGTCGTGTCGAAGGCGGTCCAGACCGCTTCGAACAACCAGGCTGCGGCGGCGCCCATCGCGTGCGCGAGCCAATCAAACGGCGCTGCGACGAGGGATGCGGTGCCCTCGCCCACTGCGCCGCAGACCTCTGCGATGACGGGGATGTCGCAGACGCTCATCGCGCTCGACCTTGCGTGCCTGCTCAGATCGTCTCGTCCAGGTCAGACGGTCTGGCCGACAGTCCAGAAAAAGTTGATCAGCGTGACGGACGCTCCGCAGATGACCGCCGCCGCGCAGGAGACGAGGACGCCGAGCTTGCCGCGGGCGGCGAGATGCGGGTTCGAGGAGTTCGCGCCGAAGCCCCACACGATCGCGGAGCTGATCAGCGCCAAGACGCTGAGGATGAGGCCGACCGTCATCACCGCGCCAACGATGAGGCGCAACTGCTCGATGCCGGGAAGTCCGGTGCCGTTCGGATCGATGTCGATCACTGGAAACTCCTCGATCTAGTGGGTGTGGTCGACAGGAAGGTGCGCGGCATTCGCCACGAGGCTCACCGTGCAGACGCCAGATCGATTGGCTTCTCCCGCCCGGGCCGAATTCTGCGGTGCAGATGAGCCACCTTTACCCGCGTCGCCGTCACAGGCGTTGTGCCGACCACATGCGGTTCCATGACCTCCGCCACACTTTTGCGAGCCTCATGCTCGCCGCAGGGTTCCAGCCGTGGCAGGTGTCCCGGTGGACGGGGCATGCCAACGCCTCGACTACCGATGCGATCTACGCCCACCTCTACCCCAGCGACTACGCCACGCAGATTGAGCGATTCGAGGCGTTCGTCGCGGAGGGCTAGGGTGTGTCTCCTAATTCGCGTAACCACACGACAATGGCGCTGAGGACCGCTCCACCTCGGTAGGTCAGGGCGAGTTTGTCGTAGCGAGTGGCGAGTCCTCGCCATTGCTTGAGTGTGTTGAATGAACGCTCGATGACGTTGCGGCGCTTGTAGGCCTCCTTGTCGAGGTCGACCGGGCGGCCACCGTTTCGCCCGCGACGTTTCCGGTTCGTGACCTGGTCGAGCAGTCACGCACCGAGCAGGATGGAGTTGGCAGATCGGCACCGAGCTCAACATCACCGAACAGGGAGCGGTCAAGGGCGAAGCCGAGCACGTGAAGATCATTTCCGCCGCAAGACGGGGTCGACCGGGTGCCGTTCGAGACCGTGCGACCCGCGGCGCCGGTCGCATCCCGGCCGCAGACGTGGCTCTGGACCTCTACGAGGACAACGAGAAGGGCGCTGAAGGGGCGGTCAGCCGAGCAAAACCCGAGGAATTCAGACCACTTGATCAACTCGATCTGGCACGGTTGCACCATGAGCGAGAACGTTGAGGCTGAAAACCAGGGACCACGGGCGGTAGCCGTCGTGCGTCGAGATCATGAGGTGCTGGTCATCAAGCGGCACTTCAACGGCACCGACTACGCAGTCCTGCCCGGGGGCAGTGTCGAATCAGGCGAGACCTTCGAAGAGGCGGCCTTGAGAGAACTGTGGGAAGAGAGCACCCTGCGTGCCCGGGTTGAACGGCAACTCCTGGCGGGGGAGCACAACGGGCGCGAAGCGCGCTACTTCCTCATGGCAGACGTCGTGGGAACACCCCGGCTCTCGGGTCCGGAGTTGGAGGCACACGGCCCGGACAACAGTTTCGAACTGATGTGGGCAGGACCCGATGATCTCCGTGAACTTGGCCTTCACCCCGCACACCTACAGACGGACCTACCCCTGCTCCTCGCCCTGTAGCACGAGGAAGGTGGTGGCCGCCTTGTAATCGGCACGATGGCACGCCCACAGCGGCAGAAGCGGACACCTCAGCGCTACTACACGCTGCGAATGAACATGAGCGTGGCGTCGTCGTCGATGCGGGCGTACGCACCCGGCTCGACAGGCTCATTGGCGTACATGATGCCGCGTCCGTCGGGCAGGTAACCGCGTCGCACGTAGATGCGCTGGGCGGCGCCGTAGTCGGCATACAGGCCGACGCCCAGTCCAACTTTCGTGCTGCGCGCGGCGGCTGCCTCTTCGACGGCATCGAGGAGGCGACTGCCAATGCCCCGATTGCGAAAGGTGGGCAGCACGTTGAGGTCACTGACCTCGGGGATGCCGACGTCGCGGAACGGTGGATATGCCGATGCCCAGAGCAACGTGCAGTAGCCCGCGAACTGACCGTTCAACTCAGCCACGAAGCACTGACGCGTTCCCTCGACAGCTTGCCGTGCGTATTTCTCGTACTGGTCGACGGTTTTGCTCCATCCGAGCGCCTGGAACGCCGCGGCAATCACAGGCGCATCTTCCTCACGGAGTTCCCGGATCGTGATGGCATCGGACATGAGACTGAGCCTACGCATCGCCGACAGAGGCTTCCAATCGGTGCCGCAGATGCCGGCGCGCGCCACAGCGACGACGACCTGGCCAGCATCTGGCGTCGGCGGCGCAACGTCCTGCACGACACCAACACCGGAACGTGTCGCGAGAAACGCTCTCACGAAGCAGACTCCTTCACCCCTGGGCCTCGAACACGGATGGATCTGGTCTCAGCGCCGCGTTGAGAGGCCGGTGACTCGTTCGCGGGCAGCGGTGATGGTCTGGTCGAGGAGATCAGGACGCTGGTCGTGGGCCCAGCGAACGAGGTCGACGGCGGCGAGGGTCTGCATCGCGTCGAGCTGGGGCCGCAGGGCGTCGAGGTCGACGCCGTATCCCTCGCTGAAGAACGTGAGCTCGTCATCGCGAGGGTTGTCGAGCCGATCATGGTCGCGAAGGAGGATGAGGAGATCGGTGTGCGGGACCGGCCCGGTGGCCGCCGATCCCCAGTCGATGAGCACAGGCGGTCGTCCGGGGTCAACCAGCAGATTGCGAAGGGCAAGGTCGCCATGGCTGAGCCCAAACTCGAAGGAGTGATACCTCAGTGACTCGACAATGCCCCGCACGCGTGACTGCTCTGCGCGATCGTAGACGCCGAGCTCCAGGAGGGGGTCCGCGTCATTGAGCGAGTCGACGTTGTAGTCCAGGTGCGCTCGCCATGCCGCGGGCAGATCACGGCCGAAACGGGAGAACAGTGCCTCGGGCGCGTCAGCGAGCGGAACTGTGTTGATGGTGCGGGCGTACTCGCCGAGAGTCCGCCAGAGCTCGGCGCTGCGGACGGTCTCACCATTGGCACCAGCGACAAACCTCTGGACGGAGTAGGCGACTGCGTTGACCACACCTACGCCGACAATGTCGGCAGTGGGGATGGCATGCTCCCGGGCCCGCCCTGCACACCACGCCTCTATCGCGAACTCCTCGGCCCCCACCCGATCGCGTGGGGTGCGGATCACATACCGGTCGGCCCCGCTGCCAACGATGTTGACCTTGTTGACCACGCCGGGCCACGCAGGTTCCGAGATCGGTCCGGTCGGGAGTCCGTGGATCCGCGCCACCGCTCGTACGAGGTCGGTCTGACTGGTCATCCGACATTCTAACCTCGAGATTTCATGGCGGGGCTGCGCGCGACGGTCTCGCGGACGATCACCGCCCTAGAATGGTGTTTCGTCATCAGCCCAACCACTCGGCTTCGGTTCGAACTTCTGAACGAGCTCGTTAACGAGCTTCGGGAGCAGCACTCCAGACATGTCCGCCTCGTACACCTGCCGATTAGTTTCAACGGCGAACTTGATTCGATCGAGGCTTTCCTGTTCCCACTGATCGTGGCGGAAGATCGCTGGCCAAAGCTTCCTAGTGTTGTCGAAGCTTGGAGAAGTGACAAGGGCCTCGGCCAGCGCTCGCCGGACTAGTTCCGGTGGTTTAACGGATCGCACGACCGCGCGGAAGATCTCCTCCGCCGCTCGCCACTCGCCAGTACCACGCGTCGGATCGAGCTGTATGTCCTGAACCTCTTCGAGGAAGCCGTCGACGCCTCGCTCGAACTCCAGCTTGCGCCGCAGGGTCGCAACTGGCACTCCTCGCCCAAGTGCCCATCCGACCTCTTGATCACACCATTGGCTCTTGTGGAAGTCCTCATGAAGAACGGCGACCAGTATGTGACAGCTGCTCAGGCCAGACTTGATCACTTCACGCCATTGTCGGGAGGGCGTGATGTCCTTGTGGGCGACGAAGGCGCTGATGCCGAATTTGCTCAGTGATGACTGCACCTTGCCAACCCACTCCGCGTCTTCCCACTTGTGAGAGAGGAATACTCGGATCGGCTGATTCCCCCACGGGTTGTCGTCAGACGATATTGACACCGGGGCTTGCTCGCCGCCGACCAGATAGTCGTGAAGAGACTGAAGCGTGCTATCCGTGGCCTCGGCGATGGACCACGTCAGATATCTCTTGCGGCTGGCATCATCGCGGCTCCAACTTCCGTCACCGCTAAGCCCGAACTGGTCGAGCACCAATGTCGCGTCGTCGTCCATACGCGGAAGGAGCGCGTCAATAGAGGCCTTGATCAAAGGGATGCGCTCACCGGGCTTCATGACGACATCTTGCCGCATCTCTCCGCGACGCCCCCGTACGAACGCGGGGCTACAACAAATCGAATTTCCCCGCCTGATCCGTTTCGGAGTCGATCGCGAACAACACGTCGATCGGCTTTACGAAGTCGGGCCGCGGCAGGGTGAGAGGTCGGCCTGGAGTCACGACGACCTTTCCACGAGCAATGATGGCCCGACTCTGCTTTGCCCAATCGAACGCTTCCCGAATGACGGCTTCGGTCGTCGTTATGCGAATTTCCGCGTTGCGGTTGTTGCGAATGGTTCGGATCGCGATTTCACCGAGAGGTTCGTCCGGGAGGTGCCGAATCTCCACGATCTGCCCCGACACTGACTCGTCAGCTTCGGGACGAGCGCTCTGTAGCTTCTTCTCGACCTTTGCCAAGATCGGCGCAGCCTCATCCGAGATCACTACACGCTCCGCGACACCGCCCGGTGCGCGAAGTCCGGGTGCCCACCGAAACTCCGAGTCGAACGCATGGACGCCCGAATCGAGCGAGATCGCGCGAACCGCCGACACAAGTTCCTTGCTAACGCCGCTCTGTACGAGGTGCGCGATGTCGTCCGGTCTCGGGTCTCGCGCCGGACGAACGGCAATCCTGTCCAGTGCGGTGAGTGCCATAGCGAGCGTTCGTGTGACTCGCCGCTCGGCAGGTTCGATTTCCGTCTTGTCTCCGAGCAGTTCTCCATCGGTCAACTCGGGTGGTTCGACCGGCATTATGACAGGCAGAACGAAGGAACCCTTGCGTGTGTGCGTGAGGCGCGCCTGAGCAGCGAGCTCATCGGCGGGCGGGCTGTAGTTAGATCCGATGCGCGCGCGAGGCTTCCTCGACGTGGTTGCAGCGGCTCTGATCAGCCTGCGGGCCGAGGCGAGCACAGTAGCCGCGGAATCGAGCAGCACCGCGTCATCGACGATGAATGCGTCCCCGATCCTGTACCGCTGGACGTCTTGGAACTCACGCTCGATTCCTTCTGCGACGTCGCTCGGGGACGTCCGCTCAAATCGGGCCAATCTATCTACGACCGCATCGAATGCGTCTGAACGCAGCGGGACACTGAATGGCACGGCGATGGGTGAAGAGCCATCACCTGTCCGCACGCGCCAGAGTTCTCCAACCGGGCCACCCTGACCGGCCTCCCAGCCGTGGCGCGTGAGGTAACTGACAATGTCCCGCCGGACATCGCGCTGGTTTGTCATGCCGTCACCTCCGCAGGGGTGTAGAGCTTCCGTAGGTCGTCGTGCCAGAGGGCAATGGTCGCAGCGTCGAGCCGCTGGCCACGAGGGATGCGGATTGACTTCGAAGACACAAAATCTGCGGGGTCAATCCGCACCCAGTAGGCGGCGGTCCTGACCATGTGCGTTCCGTCGTTGTCGTGATTCAACCACGCAGCACTGTCATCCGGAACGACCACAACCACGAAGTACACCGGCAAGGCAGAGGCGGCCCATTTCGCTATCCACTTCTCGTCAGCCGAGTAAGTGATCTCCGCGTCTGTCCCGTCGATCGCGTACCGCTTGGTCGTCTTCACTTGCACACGGACGTTGCTTTCCGGGTACTCCAGTAGACAGTCGACTGCAAGAACGTCTTCGCCGGGGCTCGTCTCGTAGAAGTTGCATCCGGCTTGTCCTGCAACAGCCCTCAGATACGCGACGCCATAGCGTCCCTTACGTGCATTGAGCGTCAGCGTCTGGTGCGGAGCGAGCATCTCCTTGGACCCCTTCGCTGCCATGCCCGTGATCCTATCGGGGGGACTCCAGCTTCCATCGACGCGACCGGTAGGCTCTTTAGGACGGCTACGAGGGACGCGGGGTTTTCGCGGGGTTGACACAGGCGACACTGACCGAACAGCCCAGCAAAACACTGGGGAGTCGGGGAATGACAGCACCGTTTCTCCGACTGACCTGTTCAACGCGCTCAGGTTGCTGTGGCCAGTTTCCGCAGCCTGCTGCGAAGCTCGAGTTCCGCTCGTCAAAGCCCTGAGCCGACCTCCAGTAGGAAGTTGATCCACGCCACCCCCGCACCTGCGAGCGCCGCAGCTCCGCATGCCACCCACAACCCGAGACGCGCGCGCGTCGCGATCTGGAAGTGCCCGTTCGCGGACGCCAGCGCCCACGTGATCCCGCTGATGATCATCATGAGCACAGCGACGATGAGCACGATCGCCAGCAACGCCCCTGCGATGCTCCGGAGTTCGGCGGCGCCGCCGACGGCACCGAAGTCGGGGAAGATGTCCATCTCAGGGCGTCCTTTCGGGTCGGCATGCGGCGATCGAGACATCCGCACCGGCAAGGCCGGCAGCGCCGTGCGCGGCGAGCCAGTCCATCGCGTCGACCGCGGGTGCGTTCGCGCCGCCGGGGTGGATCTCGACGTGCAGATGGGCGCCGGTCGACTTGCCGGCGGAGCCGACGTCGCCGATGTGCTGGCCGGCAGCGACGGTGTCGCCCTCGGTGACGTGGATGCCGTGGTCGTACATGTGGGCGTAGTACGACGCCACGCGTTCGCCGCTGACGGTGTGCTCGACGACGATGAGCCCGCCGTAAGTGCCGCGCTGGCCGGCGAACGTGACGATGCCGTCGGCGATCGCGAGGATCGGCGTTCCCATCGGTGCGGCGAGGTCGCTGCCCGCGTGGAATCGCAGCACGCCGGTGTACGGGTCGATCCGCGGTCCGAAACTGTCGGTGTTCGTGTAGGTGCCCGCCGGGAGGGGGAACACTATGCGTGAGGACTCGGGAACGACGGGACCGCCGGCGGTCGCAGCCGATCCGCCGTCGGACTGCATGCGAGTCAGCTCGGTGAGGATTGCCTCGGCGACCGGCTGATAGTTCTGGTACCGGTCAGGGTAGGCGCTGACCTCGACGGCCTGCGCGGCCTCGCCGGGGTCGAGCAGTTGCCACCCGGGGACGTCGAGCAGGCCGCGCGGTGATCCACCGTTCGGCCCGGATGGCCCGCCGAAGAACGCCCGCACCTGGTATTCCGGGTCCATGAGTTCGGCGACGGTTCCCCATCCGGAGGCGTGTCGCATCTGGAAGAGCCCCAGCGAGTCGTGATCCGCGCCGACGCCATCGTTCGGGAATCCGAGCGATTCGGGGTAGGCGCTCGGGTTGGCGAGCATCCGCAGGGTCGATTCTGTGAGCGCGGCCATGAGCGCGATGATCACGCCGTCGCGTCCGACACCCGCCGTACGTCCGCCCACAGTCATGATCGTCGCGGCGTGGGTGAGCTGCTGCCGGTTCAGCGCGATCGATCGGCCGTCGCGGGTCTGGGCGGTCAGCGAGTCGGGGATGTCGCCGACGAGGAGCGACCCGGACGAGCAGGAGATCGCGGTCGGGTTCATCAGCGCTGCGACGCTCAATAGGCCGACGGACGGGCCGAGGAGCAGGATGAGCGCGAGTGTGCCGAGCATCTTCTTCATCCGACGGTTCCTATTCGAGAGGCCGGTCGAGCTGCGAGATCCGCAGGAGGGTGCACGGCTCCTGGCCTGCGCAGGCGAGGAACACCGTGAACGACACACGCCGCGTGGTGCTGACGACATCGGTGCCCCAGGTGCCTTCGCGCTGGCGGATCCCCTCTACCGTGAAGGCGGATGCGCCGCGGGGGAGCTGTCCCGCCGCGGCCTGCGCGATCGCCGTCC
The Agromyces albus DNA segment above includes these coding regions:
- a CDS encoding toll/interleukin-1 receptor domain-containing protein, translated to MKPGERIPLIKASIDALLPRMDDDATLVLDQFGLSGDGSWSRDDASRKRYLTWSIAEATDSTLQSLHDYLVGGEQAPVSISSDDNPWGNQPIRVFLSHKWEDAEWVGKVQSSLSKFGISAFVAHKDITPSRQWREVIKSGLSSCHILVAVLHEDFHKSQWCDQEVGWALGRGVPVATLRRKLEFERGVDGFLEEVQDIQLDPTRGTGEWRAAEEIFRAVVRSVKPPELVRRALAEALVTSPSFDNTRKLWPAIFRHDQWEQESLDRIKFAVETNRQVYEADMSGVLLPKLVNELVQKFEPKPSGWADDETPF
- a CDS encoding M23 family metallopeptidase, with the protein product MKKMLGTLALILLLGPSVGLLSVAALMNPTAISCSSGSLLVGDIPDSLTAQTRDGRSIALNRQQLTHAATIMTVGGRTAGVGRDGVIIALMAALTESTLRMLANPSAYPESLGFPNDGVGADHDSLGLFQMRHASGWGTVAELMDPEYQVRAFFGGPSGPNGGSPRGLLDVPGWQLLDPGEAAQAVEVSAYPDRYQNYQPVAEAILTELTRMQSDGGSAATAGGPVVPESSRIVFPLPAGTYTNTDSFGPRIDPYTGVLRFHAGSDLAAPMGTPILAIADGIVTFAGQRGTYGGLIVVEHTVSGERVASYYAHMYDHGIHVTEGDTVAAGQHIGDVGSAGKSTGAHLHVEIHPGGANAPAVDAMDWLAAHGAAGLAGADVSIAACRPERTP
- a CDS encoding DUF4365 domain-containing protein, whose amino-acid sequence is MAAKGSKEMLAPHQTLTLNARKGRYGVAYLRAVAGQAGCNFYETSPGEDVLAVDCLLEYPESNVRVQVKTTKRYAIDGTDAEITYSADEKWIAKWAASALPVYFVVVVVPDDSAAWLNHDNDGTHMVRTAAYWVRIDPADFVSSKSIRIPRGQRLDAATIALWHDDLRKLYTPAEVTA
- a CDS encoding DUF6112 family protein, which encodes MDIFPDFGAVGGAAELRSIAGALLAIVLIVAVLMMIISGITWALASANGHFQIATRARLGLWVACGAAALAGAGVAWINFLLEVGSGL